A stretch of Kwoniella dendrophila CBS 6074 chromosome 2, complete sequence DNA encodes these proteins:
- a CDS encoding histone H3, whose translation MARTKQTARKSTGGKAPRKQLATKAARKQAPSQVSGGVKKPHRYRPGTVALREIRRYQKSTELLIRKLPFQRLVREIAQDFKTDLRFQSSAIGALQEASEAYLVSLFEDTNLAAIHAKRVTIQPKDLQLARRLRGERS comes from the exons AACAGCTAGAAAATCTACCGGTGGTAAAGCCCCAAGAAAGCAAC TTGCTACCAAGGCTGCTAGAAAACAAGCTCCATCTCAAGTTTCAGGTGGTGTTAAAAAACCACACAGATACAGACCTGGTACTGTAGCTCTCAGAGAAATCAGAAGATATCAAAA ATCTACCGAGCTCTTGATTAGAAAACTTCCTTTCCAAAGATTGGTTAGAGAAATCGCTCAAGATTTCAAAACTGACTTAAGATTCCAATCTTCTGCTATCGGTGCTCTCCAAGAAGCTTCTGAAGCTTACCTCGTCTCCCTCTTCGAAGACA CCAACTTGGCTGCTATCCACGCTAAGAGAGTTACCATCCAACCTAAAGATCTTCAACTCGCCAGAAGACTTAGAGGTGAACGATCATAA
- a CDS encoding serine/threonine-protein phosphatase 2B catalytic subunit A1 — protein MTTPSAQKANAMAAITNRPNLIIPEIDFTQHQLENGDVVSTTERVVKDVQAPAMYLPTEEQFFSKTDKSKPDIAFLKNHFYREGRLTEEQALYILEKGGEVLRNEPNLLEVDAPITVCGDIHGQYYDLMKLFEVGGNPAETRYLFLGDYVDRGYFSIECVLYLWSLKMWYPDTLFLLRGNHECRHLTDYFTFKLECKHKYSETVYNACMESFCNLPLAAIMNKQFLCIHGGLSPELHTLDDLRAINRFREPPTSGLMCDILWADPLEDFGSEKTNDTFIHNHVRGCSYFFTYNAACQFLERNNLLSIIRAHEAQDAGYRMYRKTKTTGFPSVMTIFSAPNYLDVYSNKAAVLKYESNVMNIRQFNCTPHPYWLPNFMDVFTWSLPFVGEKITDMLIAILNCCTKEELEEEEEEETPMAITPETPEVEDVTAERRQIIKNKILAVGRMSRVFALLREESERVSELKSISGSNTLPAGMLASGAEGIKEAIQGFEDARKSDIENERLPPDIIDPDEEKPASPSGTTPHTPDDQITSPILDSPLANHGSGLPSTPSPMSPQSPGTPGTPSSPGGGGMSWRRGHSRNASLGTTKTSPSNRRRSLENTMHLIRDVVDGKDASGDGQLERLAEVISSPTTKG, from the exons ATGACCACTCCATCAGCTCAAAAGGCAAATGCCATGGCGGCTATAACCAATCGTCCGAATTTGATTATACCGGAAATTGATTTCACTCAACATCAATTGGAGAATGGTGATGTTGTTAGCACAACAGAGAGAGTGGTTAAAGAT GTACAAGCTCCAGCAATGTATTTACCTACAGAAGAACAGTTCTTCTCGAAAACAGATAAAAGTAAACCGGATATCGCTTTCTTGAAAAATCACTTTTATCGAGAGGGTAGATTGACAGAAGAACAAGCATTGTACATTTTAGAGAA GGGTGGTGAGGTTTTAAGGAATGAGCCTAATTTGTTGGAGGTTGATGCTCCTATTACTG TCTGTGGAGATATACATGGACAATAC TATGATCTTATGAAACTCTTCGAAGTAGGGGGCAATCCAGCCGAAACACGTTATCTATTCTTAGGTGATTATGTAGATCGAGGGTATTTCTCAATTGAG TGTGTATTGTATCTTTGGTCATTGAAAATGTGGTATCCCGATACCCTTTTCCTCTTGCGTGGTAACCATGAATGTCGACATTTAACAGATTACTTCACATTCAAACTCGAAT GTAAACACAAATATTCAGAAACCGTATATAATGCATGTATGGAAAGTTTCtgtaatttacctttagctgCTATAATGAACAAACAGTTCCTTTGTATTCACGGTGGTCTCTCCCCTGAACTCCATACCCTTGATGATCTACGAGCT ATCAACCGATTCAGAGAACCACCTACTTCAGGATTAATGTGTGATATCTTATGGGCAGATCCATTGGAAGATTTCGGTTCAGAGAAGACAAATGATACCTTTATACATAACCACGTCAGAGGTTGTAGTTATTTTTTCAC GTATAATGCTGCTTGTCAGTTCTTAGAGAGGAACAATCTGTTATCCATCATTCGTGCCCACGAAGCGCAAGATGCGGG TTATCGAATGTATCGAAAAACCAAGACAACCGGATTCCCTTCAGTTATGACCATTTTCTCTGCTCCCAATTATCTCGATGTATACTCAAACAAAGCAGCTGTCTTGAAATACGAGTCAAACGTGATGAA CATCCGTCAATTCAACTGTACACCTCATCCTTATTGGTTACCTAACTTCATGGATGTGTTTACTTGGAGTTTACCCTTCGTTGGAGAGAAAA TCACCGACATGCTTATCGCTATTCTCAACTGTTGTACCAAGGAGGAactggaagaagaggaagaagaggaaacgCCCATGGCAATCACACCAGAGACACCGGAGG TGGAAGACGTCACAGCCGAAAGACgacaaatcatcaaaaacaagatCTTGGCTGTTGGCAGAATGTCTCGAGTGTTCGCTTTGTTACG AGAGGAATCCGAGAGAGTATCAGAACTCAAATCTATATCAGGGTCCAACACTCTCCCTGCTGGTATGCTCGCATCTGGTGCCGAAGGCATCAAAGAAGCTATACAAGGGTTTGAGGATGC ACGAAAGAGTGATATCGAGAACGAGAGATTACCACCTGATATAATTGATCCTGACGAAGAGAAACCAGCTTCACCATCTGGTACGACACCGCATACACCTGATGATCAAATAACATCACCAATATTAGATTCACCTTTAGCAAATCATGGCTCAGGATTACCAAgtacaccttcaccaatgTCACCACAATCACCTGGTACACCTGgtacaccatcttcacctggtggaggtggtatgTCATGGAGAAGAGGACATTCAAGAAATGCTTCATTAGGTACAACCaaaacatcaccttcaaatagGAGAAGATCTTTGGAGAATACTATGCATCTTATAAGAGATGTTgtagatggtaaagatgcAAGTGGTGATGGtcaattagaaagattagctgaagtTATTTCCAGTCCAACTACAAAAGGTTAG